The proteins below are encoded in one region of Maribacter aestuarii:
- a CDS encoding helix-turn-helix domain-containing protein: MIAGAIQGFVFNIATFSSRKMLEKPILYLNLFIFFLSLNNLQSWLIDKGFLFNNDYWGHFTIPWYVLIVPMFYAFLIYYLEIESKRWPFLRLSLFIFAIELVARSIVYYLLRQGDLPQNYASFYDSLEDFVTFSYSLFLFVKAIRLIYRYQELYPKILAFDDLKWIKRFMSLGGVVFALWLLSIFWNITGIVEKPYSFYPLRLSSSLLIYWVGYQGFFRYTILKDRIVLRKEIRDRPDKFHKSDNNSYNTGANNKSAETFSKAQEYILKEQRYLDPYFSLEKLSEELNLSSSSLSKAINTNSDSNFSDFINSFRVAQVKELLASDEYSSYTIAAMGLECGFNSKSTFYSAFKKTTGITPVQYRRQRG, from the coding sequence ATGATTGCCGGGGCAATACAAGGTTTTGTCTTCAACATTGCAACGTTTTCCTCTCGGAAGATGTTGGAGAAGCCTATACTTTACCTGAATCTTTTTATTTTTTTCCTTTCCTTAAACAATTTACAATCTTGGCTCATAGACAAAGGCTTTTTATTTAATAATGACTATTGGGGACATTTTACAATACCGTGGTACGTTCTTATTGTTCCCATGTTTTATGCTTTCTTAATTTACTATTTAGAAATTGAGAGTAAGCGGTGGCCCTTTTTAAGGCTATCATTGTTCATATTTGCAATAGAATTAGTTGCACGCTCCATTGTTTACTACTTACTGAGACAAGGTGATTTACCGCAGAATTACGCTTCATTTTACGATTCACTGGAGGATTTTGTCACATTCTCATATTCCTTGTTCCTATTTGTCAAAGCTATACGCCTTATTTATAGGTATCAAGAACTTTATCCAAAAATTTTAGCTTTTGATGATTTGAAATGGATCAAAAGATTTATGTCCTTAGGTGGGGTGGTCTTCGCCTTGTGGCTATTATCCATATTTTGGAATATCACCGGAATAGTAGAAAAACCTTATAGTTTTTATCCACTTCGCCTAAGCTCTTCGTTACTGATATATTGGGTGGGGTATCAAGGTTTTTTTAGATATACTATATTGAAAGATAGAATAGTATTAAGAAAAGAAATTCGAGATAGGCCTGATAAATTCCATAAAAGCGATAATAATTCGTACAATACTGGTGCCAATAACAAAAGTGCTGAGACTTTTAGTAAGGCACAGGAATACATTTTAAAAGAACAACGTTATTTAGATCCATATTTTAGTTTGGAGAAATTATCGGAAGAACTAAATCTAAGTTCCAGTAGCTTGTCCAAAGCAATAAACACAAACTCCGACAGTAATTTTTCGGACTTTATAAATTCTTTTCGTGTAGCCCAAGTGAAGGAGCTTTTAGCTTCTGATGAGTATTCTTCTTATACCATTGCCGCCATGGGCCTGGAGTGCGGTTTCAACTCCAAATCTACTTTTTATTCAGCTTTCAAAAAAACTACAGGGATCACCCCAGTACAATACAGGAGACAACGAGGGTAA
- the clpP gene encoding ATP-dependent Clp endopeptidase proteolytic subunit ClpP, whose protein sequence is MDYGKEFKDYAIKHQGISSMYYDKIMSSMYPTNMTPNIIEERQMNVIAMDVYSRLMMDRIIFLGTGINDQVANIVQAQLLFLASVDASKDIQIYINSPGGSVYAGLGIYDTMQFINPDVATICTGMAASMGAVLLCAGEKGKRSGLQHSRVMIHQPMGGAQGQASDIEITAREILKLKEELYEIIANHSGQTIEKVHDDSDRDYWMKADEALKYGMIDEILVRDKK, encoded by the coding sequence ATGGATTACGGAAAAGAATTTAAGGATTACGCCATAAAGCATCAGGGTATTAGTAGCATGTACTATGATAAAATCATGAGTAGCATGTACCCTACCAATATGACCCCTAACATTATTGAGGAGAGACAAATGAATGTTATTGCCATGGATGTTTACTCAAGGCTGATGATGGATAGGATTATTTTTTTAGGCACCGGTATCAACGATCAGGTTGCGAATATTGTACAGGCCCAATTATTGTTTCTGGCCAGTGTGGATGCCTCTAAGGACATCCAGATATATATTAACTCCCCCGGCGGCAGCGTTTACGCGGGACTAGGAATTTACGATACTATGCAGTTCATTAATCCTGATGTAGCCACCATTTGTACCGGAATGGCAGCTTCTATGGGCGCAGTATTACTTTGTGCAGGAGAAAAAGGTAAGCGTAGCGGCTTACAACATTCAAGGGTAATGATCCACCAACCTATGGGAGGTGCCCAAGGACAGGCAAGTGATATCGAAATTACAGCAAGAGAAATTCTGAAGCTTAAAGAAGAGCTTTACGAAATAATTGCCAATCACTCAGGCCAAACCATTGAAAAAGTACACGATGATAGTGATCGTGATTATTGGATGAAGGCGGACGAAGCCTTGAAATATGGTATGATCGATGAAATTTTGGTTAGGGATAAGAAATAA
- the tig gene encoding trigger factor, which translates to MNITKEQIDNLNAVVKVAITKDDYQDKVDTILKDYKKQANIPGFRKGQVPMGLIKKQYGKAVLVDEVNKLLQDNLNKYLTEEKLDVLGNPLPKQQDNFDWDKEELAFEFELGLAPQFEVPLKTKKAITHYKIVADKKMVSEQIERIQKQYGKLVSKDTVGKTDEVSGKFVNEAEGIENQSLLEMDKLKSKKAVESLLGKKVGDTVTLKTKGLLNEDHLLSSILGVSREKTEKLNIEVLFTITEINERQPAELDQELFDKLFGKDTITSEKELRERIKEDSEKQFEQQSDQKLLNDVTEYFIENVKFELPGEFLKKWIQRTGEKELTEEEASEEFAKSEKGLRYQLIEGKIINDNNLQVQFDELKEFSKGFIRTQMAQFGQMDPKEEELDNIAARVLSNQDEVKRLSEQLMSQKLLNLYKEKANLKTKEVTYENFVKEVYG; encoded by the coding sequence ATGAATATTACAAAGGAGCAGATAGATAATTTAAACGCCGTCGTTAAAGTTGCCATAACTAAAGATGACTACCAGGACAAGGTAGACACCATTTTAAAGGACTACAAAAAACAGGCAAATATCCCTGGATTCAGAAAAGGGCAAGTACCAATGGGACTTATAAAAAAGCAATATGGCAAAGCGGTATTGGTAGACGAGGTCAACAAATTATTACAGGATAATTTGAACAAATATCTTACCGAAGAAAAACTGGACGTACTCGGAAACCCCCTGCCAAAGCAACAAGACAATTTTGATTGGGATAAAGAGGAATTGGCATTTGAGTTTGAGCTTGGTCTGGCTCCCCAGTTTGAGGTACCCTTAAAAACTAAAAAAGCCATTACGCACTACAAGATAGTGGCGGATAAAAAAATGGTTTCTGAGCAAATAGAACGTATTCAAAAACAATACGGTAAGTTAGTAAGTAAAGATACCGTAGGAAAAACCGATGAAGTTTCAGGAAAGTTTGTGAATGAAGCCGAGGGTATAGAAAACCAATCGCTTTTGGAGATGGACAAGCTAAAAAGTAAAAAAGCCGTTGAATCTCTTTTAGGCAAAAAGGTTGGTGATACGGTAACTTTAAAAACCAAGGGGCTTTTAAATGAAGACCATTTACTTTCGAGTATACTTGGAGTTTCAAGAGAAAAAACTGAGAAGTTGAACATCGAAGTTTTATTTACAATTACTGAAATAAATGAAAGACAGCCCGCGGAACTGGATCAAGAATTGTTCGATAAACTTTTTGGAAAAGATACCATTACCTCTGAAAAAGAACTTAGAGAACGCATCAAAGAAGATTCCGAGAAGCAATTTGAGCAACAATCCGACCAAAAGCTCCTAAACGATGTGACCGAATATTTTATTGAAAACGTAAAATTTGAATTGCCTGGAGAATTTTTAAAGAAGTGGATACAAAGGACGGGGGAAAAAGAATTGACAGAGGAAGAAGCAAGTGAAGAATTTGCAAAATCTGAAAAAGGTTTGCGTTACCAGTTAATAGAGGGGAAAATCATTAACGATAACAATCTCCAGGTTCAATTTGATGAGCTTAAGGAGTTTTCCAAGGGCTTTATACGAACTCAGATGGCCCAGTTTGGCCAAATGGACCCGAAAGAAGAAGAACTGGATAACATTGCGGCTCGGGTTTTGAGCAACCAAGATGAAGTCAAAAGATTATCGGAACAGTTAATGAGCCAAAAATTATTAAACCTTTATAAAGAAAAAGCAAATCTTAAAACTAAGGAAGTTACTTATGAAAACTTCGTGAAAGAAGTTTACGGATAG
- a CDS encoding phage holin family protein, giving the protein MKLILRVLLSALAVILLANFLPNVSVDSYVTAIIVAVVLSLLNFLVKPILVILTLPVTILTFGLFLLIINAIIILLADYLITGFNVEGIWWALLFSLLLSFLQSILFSLLKED; this is encoded by the coding sequence ATGAAACTTATTCTTAGAGTCCTTTTAAGTGCATTGGCCGTAATTCTTTTAGCAAATTTTCTGCCGAACGTTTCAGTAGACTCCTATGTAACCGCAATTATTGTGGCTGTGGTGCTGAGTTTGCTGAATTTTTTAGTGAAACCTATTTTGGTCATACTTACACTACCCGTGACCATTCTCACCTTTGGGTTGTTCTTATTAATCATTAACGCCATCATCATTTTATTGGCAGACTATTTAATTACAGGATTTAACGTAGAAGGAATTTGGTGGGCTTTGCTTTTCAGTCTATTACTTTCATTTTTACAATCCATCCTTTTTTCGCTATTAAAGGAAGACTAA
- a CDS encoding G-D-S-L family lipolytic protein: protein MKKILALLALFGFVFISCSDDDGTPPVTPEEPEPINYTSGSANFSNYVAIGNSLTAGYSDAALFIDGQTASFPNMLATNFALAGGGDFSIPFMADNLGGATLGGTPILGNRVILSFASGSPSPVPVSGTGSTEISNTLSGPFNNMGVPGAKSYHLLAPGYGNVQGVALGLANPYYARFASNPNATIIEDAAAQDASFFTLWIGNNDILGYATAGGAGVDQTGNFDPSTYGGNDISDPNVVAGAINSALQAMTENGADGAIANLPDVTTIPYFTTVPYNPVPLDEGTAALLNGAYAAYNGGLAQLQGLGAITADELAQRTISFSAGSTNAVVLLDEDLTDLTSFNPALINMRQATPEDLVVLTARNFIGTLANPQDPTSINGVAVPLADKWVLTPEEQLSVNTALTAYNANITALAAQYDIALVDANAFLRVISTDGFPLGDGSTVTATYATGGGFSLDGVHPSPRGYALLANLFVEAINEKYGSNLPGVNPLDFTGLYIN from the coding sequence ATGAAAAAGATTTTAGCCCTACTCGCTCTTTTTGGATTTGTTTTCATTTCCTGTAGCGATGATGATGGCACTCCCCCTGTAACCCCTGAAGAACCGGAACCGATAAACTATACTAGTGGTTCGGCCAATTTCAGCAACTATGTTGCCATAGGAAACTCCCTTACAGCCGGTTACTCCGATGCGGCCCTCTTTATTGACGGTCAAACGGCTTCCTTTCCCAACATGTTGGCAACCAATTTTGCATTGGCAGGTGGCGGTGATTTTAGCATACCGTTCATGGCGGATAATCTTGGTGGAGCAACACTTGGTGGAACACCTATATTGGGAAATAGAGTGATACTTTCCTTTGCATCAGGATCCCCCTCCCCTGTTCCGGTTAGCGGAACGGGTTCTACCGAAATTAGCAACACACTTTCAGGGCCATTCAATAATATGGGCGTCCCTGGAGCAAAGAGTTATCACCTTTTGGCACCTGGATATGGAAATGTACAGGGCGTTGCTCTTGGATTGGCAAATCCTTACTACGCCAGATTCGCGAGTAATCCAAATGCAACAATTATTGAAGATGCCGCAGCTCAAGATGCCTCTTTTTTCACTCTTTGGATAGGCAATAACGATATTTTAGGTTATGCCACCGCTGGTGGAGCGGGAGTGGATCAAACCGGTAACTTCGACCCGAGCACCTATGGTGGTAACGACATATCCGACCCTAATGTGGTTGCAGGTGCAATAAATTCGGCCTTACAGGCAATGACGGAAAATGGAGCGGATGGCGCTATTGCAAATCTGCCCGATGTTACCACCATACCGTATTTTACTACCGTGCCTTATAATCCAGTACCTTTAGATGAAGGTACGGCCGCACTTCTAAATGGTGCTTATGCAGCTTACAATGGTGGTTTAGCGCAGTTACAAGGTTTAGGAGCCATTACTGCGGATGAATTAGCACAAAGAACAATTTCCTTCTCTGCCGGAAGCACGAACGCCGTAGTTCTATTGGATGAAGATTTAACGGATTTGACCAGTTTTAATCCGGCTTTGATAAATATGAGACAAGCAACCCCGGAGGATTTAGTCGTTTTAACTGCCAGAAACTTTATTGGGACTTTGGCAAATCCTCAGGATCCAACCTCTATTAACGGTGTTGCCGTGCCATTAGCCGATAAATGGGTATTGACCCCGGAAGAGCAACTTTCAGTAAACACGGCCCTAACCGCTTATAACGCAAATATTACTGCCCTCGCGGCCCAGTATGATATTGCCTTAGTGGACGCCAACGCCTTTCTAAGGGTTATCTCAACCGACGGATTTCCACTTGGCGATGGAAGCACTGTTACTGCTACATACGCTACGGGTGGCGGCTTTTCATTGGATGGGGTACATCCTTCTCCGAGGGGTTATGCGCTTCTGGCCAATCTTTTTGTAGAGGCCATAAATGAAAAATACGGTTCCAATTTACCCGGGGTGAACCCGCTAGATTTTACCGGACTATATATCAACTAA
- a CDS encoding alpha/beta fold hydrolase, whose translation MNPILSSKIIGQGKPLCILHGFLGMSDNWKTLGSSYSENGFEVHLIDQRNHGRSFHSRDFNYDILAEDLSAYLKFHEIKSTFLIGHSMGGKTAMQFACLYPDKVTKLIVADIAPKYYPPHHDYIIDALNKMDVENIISRNEADEQLGKYIPDFGTRQFLLKNLYRADGKQLKFRFNLPVLSGKMEEVGENISSTDRYDGPTLFLKGDRSEYVVDNDFLEIKKHFPKASLKTISNAGHWLHAENPDEFLEKSLKFLNS comes from the coding sequence ATGAATCCAATCCTATCCTCTAAGATTATTGGCCAGGGTAAACCGTTGTGCATTCTACATGGTTTTCTTGGGATGTCCGATAATTGGAAAACCTTAGGCTCTTCCTATTCCGAAAATGGCTTCGAAGTCCATTTAATAGATCAGCGAAATCACGGCAGGAGCTTTCATTCCCGTGATTTTAATTATGACATTTTGGCCGAGGACTTGTCGGCTTATTTAAAGTTTCATGAAATAAAATCGACTTTTCTCATTGGACACTCCATGGGCGGAAAGACCGCAATGCAGTTTGCCTGCTTATACCCAGATAAGGTTACAAAGTTGATAGTCGCCGATATTGCCCCCAAGTATTATCCTCCTCATCATGACTACATAATCGATGCACTTAATAAGATGGATGTTGAGAATATCATCTCTAGGAATGAAGCAGACGAACAACTTGGAAAATACATACCTGATTTTGGAACGCGGCAGTTTTTACTAAAAAATCTTTATAGGGCCGACGGTAAACAATTGAAGTTTCGCTTTAATCTGCCAGTTCTAAGTGGAAAAATGGAAGAGGTAGGAGAAAATATCAGTAGCACGGACAGGTATGACGGTCCCACACTTTTCTTAAAGGGAGACCGATCGGAGTATGTAGTGGACAACGATTTTCTGGAGATTAAAAAGCACTTTCCCAAAGCCAGCCTTAAAACTATTAGCAACGCCGGCCATTGGTTACACGCGGAAAACCCCGATGAATTCTTAGAAAAATCGTTAAAATTTCTAAATTCTTAA
- a CDS encoding pyridoxine 5'-phosphate synthase, which yields MAKLSVNVNKIATLRNARGGNTPNLLKVVEDIERFGAQGITVHPRPDERHIRYEDVRNLKNIVTTEFNIEGNPIPAFIDLVLEVRPTQVTLVPDAEDAITSNAGWDTVKHKDFLSDVIGIFKEAGIRTSIFVDPIVAAVEGAKDTGTDRIELYTESYASDYAKNKEMVIKPFIKASKKAIDLSIGINAGHDLSLDNIQYFKANIPNLLEVSIGHALICESLYFGLDNVINMYLNKLK from the coding sequence ATGGCCAAACTAAGCGTTAACGTGAACAAAATTGCCACTCTTCGTAATGCGAGAGGGGGAAATACACCCAATCTATTGAAGGTAGTAGAGGATATTGAACGTTTTGGAGCACAAGGAATTACCGTGCATCCACGACCGGACGAACGGCATATTCGCTATGAGGATGTCCGTAATTTAAAGAATATCGTCACCACGGAATTCAACATTGAGGGTAACCCCATACCAGCATTTATAGATTTAGTCCTTGAAGTACGACCCACTCAAGTCACTCTGGTACCAGATGCGGAAGACGCAATTACATCCAACGCAGGATGGGACACTGTTAAACATAAAGATTTTTTGAGTGATGTTATTGGCATCTTTAAAGAAGCTGGTATCCGAACTTCAATTTTCGTAGACCCTATTGTTGCCGCTGTTGAAGGCGCCAAGGACACGGGTACCGACCGTATTGAACTCTACACGGAAAGTTATGCCTCCGATTATGCGAAAAATAAAGAAATGGTCATTAAGCCATTCATTAAGGCGAGCAAAAAAGCCATAGACCTCAGTATTGGTATTAACGCCGGGCACGACCTTAGCTTGGACAATATTCAATACTTCAAAGCCAACATTCCCAATCTTTTGGAAGTATCCATAGGCCATGCGCTCATTTGCGAATCATTATATTTTGGTCTGGACAACGTTATAAATATGTACTTGAATAAACTGAAATGA
- a CDS encoding CBS domain-containing protein yields the protein MQIQDHIITNIPVFKIEGTFEKVLDFFKTNTFSHVAITEKGKFVGVFSENDMEVVKPKAKIEDYRYDLESFFVQKDTNWLDVLEAFARNEANLLPIVGSDEQVIGYYDLTDIVAVFIDTPFFTDPGNILVIATAAKDYSFSEVAQIVESNNAKFIGGFITDVQNDVVQITIKISNTNFNEVVQTFRRYGYHILFGNADDQFLENLKGRSDYLDKYLNV from the coding sequence ATGCAGATACAAGATCACATCATAACCAATATTCCAGTTTTTAAGATTGAAGGGACCTTTGAAAAGGTTTTGGATTTCTTTAAGACGAACACCTTTTCACATGTTGCCATCACGGAAAAGGGAAAATTTGTTGGGGTTTTTTCCGAGAATGATATGGAAGTTGTAAAGCCAAAAGCTAAAATTGAGGATTACCGATACGATTTGGAGTCTTTTTTTGTTCAAAAGGACACCAATTGGCTGGACGTGTTGGAAGCGTTTGCCAGAAATGAAGCAAATTTGCTTCCTATTGTAGGGTCGGATGAACAAGTAATAGGGTATTATGACCTTACGGATATTGTGGCGGTTTTTATTGACACTCCCTTTTTTACCGATCCCGGAAATATTCTGGTCATTGCAACGGCTGCAAAAGACTATTCCTTTAGTGAGGTCGCACAGATTGTGGAGAGTAATAATGCTAAATTTATCGGTGGTTTTATTACCGATGTGCAAAACGATGTGGTACAGATAACCATTAAGATAAGCAACACCAACTTTAATGAGGTCGTACAGACCTTTAGACGCTACGGTTATCATATTCTTTTTGGAAATGCGGATGATCAATTTCTGGAAAATCTTAAGGGGCGCTCAGACTATTTGGACAAATATCTAAACGTCTAG
- a CDS encoding NAD kinase, whose amino-acid sequence MKAAIYGQTYQENAIEFLLELLDELKRENAEICIEEEFHQLYLSKGNKEKFTTFTSQSGLDASFDMFVSFGGDGTILRATTFVRDLGIPIVGVNTGRLGFLSTFKKEDVRKVVREFVSGEYSVVERSLVQLNTQALDEEFGELNFALNEITVSRKDTTSMITVETYLNDEYLTSYWADGLIISTPTGSTGYSLSCGGPVIVPTAKSLVLTPIAPHNLNARPLVISDDTVIRLKVSGREENHLVSLDSRIASLENGQEITIKKASFTIKMIEYTSESFLKTLRNKLLWGEDKRN is encoded by the coding sequence ATGAAGGCTGCTATCTACGGACAAACGTACCAGGAAAATGCAATTGAATTTTTACTGGAACTTTTGGATGAACTCAAAAGGGAAAATGCAGAAATCTGCATAGAAGAAGAATTTCATCAGTTGTATCTTTCCAAAGGAAACAAAGAAAAGTTTACAACATTTACATCACAGTCAGGTCTGGATGCTTCTTTTGATATGTTCGTCAGTTTTGGTGGTGACGGCACCATTTTGCGGGCCACCACGTTTGTAAGAGATCTCGGCATTCCCATAGTTGGCGTTAATACTGGTCGACTTGGTTTCTTGTCCACGTTCAAAAAAGAGGATGTTAGAAAGGTGGTGCGGGAATTTGTAAGTGGGGAATATTCCGTGGTGGAAAGAAGTTTGGTGCAGTTGAACACGCAAGCATTGGATGAGGAATTTGGAGAGCTTAATTTTGCACTAAACGAAATCACAGTAAGCAGGAAGGATACTACCTCCATGATTACGGTAGAAACCTATTTGAACGATGAATACTTGACCTCATATTGGGCAGATGGCCTTATCATTTCTACACCAACAGGTTCAACGGGTTATTCCTTAAGTTGTGGGGGACCTGTCATTGTTCCAACGGCCAAATCCCTTGTGCTTACGCCTATCGCACCTCACAATTTAAATGCACGACCCTTGGTGATTTCTGATGATACTGTAATTAGGTTAAAGGTTTCTGGGAGGGAGGAAAATCACTTGGTTTCCTTGGACTCCAGAATTGCCTCATTAGAAAATGGCCAAGAAATAACTATAAAAAAGGCATCCTTTACGATTAAGATGATAGAATATACTTCAGAAAGCTTTTTGAAAACCCTTCGGAATAAATTGTTGTGGGGTGAGGACAAACGTAATTGA
- a CDS encoding DUF6089 family protein, whose amino-acid sequence MKQIVFVILALSFFGVHSQTYEVGVFGGGANMIGDVGRTNFILPSDIAFGGIFKWNKSKRYAWRGSIIYGKFTADDAKSNTTARQQRGYLVDNSVLEGSVGLEFNFVEYNLHKLGPAFTPYLYTGVTYFRYDFDYFNGGVLQEINQKDGSFAIPIIGGFKYRINQFLIFGAEIGARYTFTDNLDASNPIGSNFEEFQFGNIFSDDWYVFSGVTLTYTFGRKSCTDCFE is encoded by the coding sequence ATGAAGCAAATTGTTTTTGTTATACTAGCCTTGTCATTTTTTGGCGTTCATTCACAAACGTATGAAGTTGGTGTTTTTGGTGGAGGTGCTAACATGATTGGTGATGTAGGAAGGACAAATTTCATCCTACCCTCCGACATCGCTTTTGGCGGAATTTTCAAGTGGAACAAGAGTAAAAGATATGCCTGGAGAGGCAGCATTATCTACGGAAAATTTACTGCGGATGATGCCAAATCCAATACAACCGCTAGACAACAACGAGGATACCTTGTTGACAATTCCGTACTGGAAGGTTCGGTTGGGCTGGAATTTAACTTTGTCGAATATAATTTACACAAACTTGGACCTGCTTTTACGCCCTATTTATACACGGGTGTGACCTATTTTAGGTATGATTTCGATTATTTTAATGGTGGGGTTTTGCAGGAGATAAATCAAAAAGACGGATCTTTCGCCATACCAATCATAGGTGGTTTTAAGTATCGTATCAATCAGTTTCTTATTTTTGGCGCAGAAATAGGAGCTAGATATACCTTTACGGATAATCTGGATGCTAGTAATCCTATCGGCTCCAATTTTGAGGAGTTCCAGTTTGGGAATATTTTTAGTGACGATTGGTACGTTTTTTCCGGGGTTACATTAACTTATACATTTGGAAGAAAGTCTTGTACGGATTGTTTTGAATAA
- a CDS encoding isoprenyl transferase, producing the protein MNKIDDIADHNLPKHLAIIMDGNGRWAKQRGKHRVFGHENGVKTVRTVVENCVKIKIEYLTLYTFSTENWKRPKIEIDTLMRLLVSSLKKELKTFKKNNVRLNTIGSISSLPSRAYKELMEVMEKTKENTGMTLTLALSYGSREELQSAIKAISIKVKNNIISSDDIDETIINNHLYTHNLPDVDLLIRTSGEHRISNFLLWQIAYAELYFIDVFWPDFSEHHLVEAIKNYQNRERRFGKTSEQLI; encoded by the coding sequence ATGAACAAAATAGATGACATTGCTGACCATAATCTGCCGAAGCATTTGGCCATTATTATGGATGGAAATGGTAGATGGGCCAAACAAAGAGGTAAGCATAGGGTTTTTGGTCACGAAAATGGCGTTAAAACGGTACGGACAGTTGTAGAAAATTGTGTGAAAATAAAAATAGAGTACCTTACTCTTTACACCTTTTCCACGGAAAATTGGAAACGTCCTAAAATCGAAATCGACACTTTAATGCGACTTTTAGTGTCTTCCCTGAAAAAAGAACTTAAGACCTTTAAGAAAAACAATGTTCGATTAAATACCATAGGTAGTATTTCATCCTTACCGTCCAGGGCTTACAAAGAGTTGATGGAAGTTATGGAAAAAACCAAGGAAAATACGGGTATGACCCTCACCTTAGCATTGAGTTACGGGTCACGCGAAGAACTACAATCCGCAATAAAGGCCATCAGTATCAAAGTTAAAAATAATATAATTTCATCTGATGATATTGATGAAACCATTATAAATAACCATCTTTACACACATAATTTGCCAGACGTAGACTTGCTTATCCGTACTAGTGGAGAACATCGGATCAGCAATTTTTTATTATGGCAAATTGCTTACGCCGAATTATATTTTATTGATGTATTTTGGCCCGATTTTAGTGAGCATCATTTGGTAGAGGCCATAAAAAATTACCAGAACAGAGAACGAAGATTTGGAAAAACTAGCGAACAACTCATTTAA
- a CDS encoding OmpH family outer membrane protein has protein sequence MKSKTKVLLLLIAFSTTLVIHAQRGVRIGYVDMEYILENVEEYRDASTQLDTKVQKWKVEIEQKQSVVEQMKKDLMAEKVLLTPELISEREEEIQILEREMLEYQQDRFGPQGDLVLQKRQLIQPIQDQVFNEVQKIGANNKYDFIFDKSADVVMLYSEKRHDISELVLRGIARTRKISKPAKKANRHRLNEFEGEELEEEETISEALQERMDQAKAASEAREKTADEKRAEQLKLREERKKAYEERRKKLLEEREAKKKEKQGNRKKDTEEKEDNGNN, from the coding sequence ATGAAGTCTAAAACAAAAGTTCTTTTACTCTTAATTGCTTTTAGCACAACGCTGGTTATTCATGCCCAGAGAGGTGTCCGGATAGGTTATGTAGATATGGAGTACATTCTGGAGAACGTGGAGGAATATAGGGATGCTAGTACGCAATTGGACACCAAGGTTCAAAAATGGAAAGTCGAGATAGAGCAGAAGCAAAGTGTCGTGGAACAGATGAAGAAAGATTTAATGGCGGAGAAGGTGTTGTTAACGCCAGAATTAATATCAGAACGCGAGGAAGAGATTCAAATTTTGGAAAGAGAAATGTTGGAATATCAACAGGATCGATTTGGACCGCAGGGAGATTTGGTATTGCAAAAACGACAGCTGATACAGCCCATCCAGGACCAAGTGTTCAATGAAGTGCAAAAAATCGGCGCCAATAATAAATATGATTTTATTTTTGATAAATCGGCGGATGTCGTAATGTTGTACTCCGAAAAAAGGCACGATATAAGTGAGTTGGTGCTTAGGGGTATAGCCAGAACAAGAAAAATTAGCAAACCGGCTAAAAAAGCAAATAGACACCGGTTAAACGAATTTGAAGGAGAGGAATTAGAAGAGGAGGAGACAATTAGCGAAGCCCTGCAAGAAAGAATGGACCAGGCCAAGGCGGCAAGTGAAGCAAGGGAGAAAACCGCAGATGAAAAAAGAGCGGAACAGTTAAAGTTGCGGGAAGAACGTAAAAAGGCCTACGAGGAAAGAAGAAAAAAGTTATTGGAAGAAAGAGAAGCCAAGAAAAAAGAGAAACAAGGAAATCGTAAAAAAGATACCGAAGAAAAAGAAGATAACGGTAACAATTAG